Proteins from a single region of Aureibacter tunicatorum:
- a CDS encoding DUF3822 family protein, whose amino-acid sequence MTNLAEDKVFKAVKAIKDNKWLEIDDLHHFVLSLQLGERDFQISVIDPRSNRCLLIEDFIFEAPKNEVELVNFLDHLYDDHSLIIAGFWKEVRVNFKNSIFTFVPEEDFIEEQSDKYLQITTDFNPAKHELFHDQLFDGKIINVFAVPTRLVEYFKNRYPAKEIKVYHQNSVLVEGAFRYTSKDNSNRMFLFIDRFVLHVWTINNGSLQFYNRYQINQFDEYIKYISLISKELDISNMIGDIPLWGFVGNKTPHFRQIQRHIPNIMLGQRPDEVKFGYQFDELEENNYFDIVYTGII is encoded by the coding sequence TTGACGAATTTAGCAGAAGATAAAGTATTCAAGGCTGTAAAAGCCATAAAAGATAACAAGTGGTTGGAGATCGATGATCTGCACCACTTTGTCTTGTCTTTACAATTAGGTGAAAGAGATTTTCAAATCTCCGTTATCGACCCACGCTCAAACAGATGCCTTCTGATAGAGGATTTCATATTCGAAGCGCCCAAAAACGAAGTCGAGCTTGTCAATTTTCTCGACCATCTTTATGATGATCACTCCTTGATCATTGCTGGTTTTTGGAAAGAGGTGAGAGTCAACTTCAAAAACTCGATATTTACATTCGTTCCCGAGGAAGATTTTATTGAAGAGCAGTCCGACAAGTACTTGCAAATCACCACTGACTTCAATCCTGCCAAACACGAGCTTTTCCACGATCAACTATTCGACGGAAAAATCATCAACGTTTTCGCTGTGCCAACAAGGCTAGTGGAATACTTCAAAAATAGATATCCCGCTAAAGAGATCAAGGTCTACCATCAAAACTCGGTATTGGTGGAAGGTGCGTTTAGATATACAAGCAAGGACAACTCCAATAGAATGTTTCTATTCATCGACCGCTTTGTATTGCATGTCTGGACAATCAATAATGGATCGCTTCAGTTTTACAACAGATATCAAATCAACCAATTTGACGAGTATATCAAATACATATCTCTGATTTCAAAAGAGCTTGACATCAGCAATATGATTGGCGATATACCTCTTTGGGGTTTTGTCGGCAATAAAACACCTCACTTTAGGCAAATACAAAGGCATATTCCTAATATTATGCTGGGCCAAAGACCTGATGAGGTCAAATTTGGCTATCAATTCGACGAACTAGAAGAAAACAATTACTTCGATATTGTATACACAGGCATCATTTAA